The nucleotide sequence GTTTAATGCTTCACTCTGTCTTGCTTTGGGCATGACTGATGTCATTCAAGCTTATCAAGGCGGGGTATCGATCGAAATGATGTTTATCGACGAAGGGTTTGGATCACTCGATGACGAGTCGCTCAATAAAGCGATAGAAGCGTTGATTGATTTACAGCGTGCAGGTCGAATGATTGGTGTTATCTCTCACGTACAGGAGCTTAAGCAAGCATTTCCCGCTGTATTAGAAGTAAGTAAGACAAGAGAAGGTCATAGTCGTACAAGCTTTATTGTGAAGTGAAGTGTCACAAAGTTGATAATTAGGTCACCTGAGTATGTAGATCATCCTGCTTATTCATATTACGATGAAGAGTGAGATGTCAAATAGGGAGGCAATTCAACATGTCGAATCTACACTACAGTAACTTTAAGCACGCGATTTATTGTCCGGCACCTGATATCGAGAAAATTAGTGATGAAGCGTTAAACCGCGATTTGGACTTTTTCCAGAAGCATTCGTATCGCGTTATTCAATAATGATGTTACAGGGGTCGGGGTCATTCTTGCACCCCTGTTTATTATTGAAATGCTCATTATGATATGATAAGCCTAGCTTTCACGATCATGAGGAGGTTTATCAGGATGAAAAAACAAGTGGTCATTGGCGCAATTGTAGCGATGCTTGCAGTAGCGTTAGGCGCTTTCGGCGCACATATGTTAAAGGAACGTATCAGTGAAGATATGCTAAGTGTGTATCATACTGGAGTTGAGTATCAAATGTACCATGGGCTGGGTATTCTTATCATCGCACTTTTGATGGAGCGACTACCCAGACAGAAATTAGCAAGATGGGCAGCACGATTGTTGTTGATTGGAACCGTATTATTCTCAGGTAGTTTGTATGTCCTTGCTTTGAGTGGAATTAAAGTGCTTGGAGCGATTACTCCATTCGGTGGAGTTGCGTTTATTGCAGGTTGGATCTGTCTTGTTCTTGCAACTCGGCCTGCGAAATGAAGGGGCAATTGTAACAAAATGACTATACATCTAAGTTGTTTACTATATAATAGAGTAATCAGTTACCGCTAAATTTCTAAAATTTGGCAGAAGGGAGTTGCTAAGTGAACGATTGGTTTGACGTAGACAAATGGCTAATATGGAACGTAACAGCTTTGCTTTTGGCAGCAAGTGCCGCATTAGTAACATGGTGGCTACGTAGCCGTCGCATTCAACTTAGCTTCCCACATCAACCTTCATATCAACAAGAAATAATGGATTCTCTCTATCATAATAGTCCGCTCATCTTTGCTATTATTAATCGCAAAGGAAAATTTCAAGATATTAATCGCGATCCCGATGAACTCATAGGATATAGTAAAGCTGAGTTAGCGGGTAAGTCTTTCTTTCAGTTTTTAGATGAGCAGTCTGTTGAGAAGACAAGGCAAACTTTTCTCAGTACGCTTCAAGGTGAGAAGTTGAGCCTAGAGGTTCGTGTTCAGCATAAACAAGGACAAGGCAAAGATCTTAATATTACGACGTCACCTGTAGTTCGCAGAGGAAAGATCATTGGGATCTTGGTCTTTATATTAGATATTAGTGAACGAAAACGTTCGTCTGAGCGAATAAGACATATGGCCTATTATGATGACATGACGGGATTGCCGAATCGACGTTTTTTTACGAAGCGATTACAGGAGAAGCTTGATGCTTCACGTACAACGAAGGAACGTATAGCCGTCTGTTATATGGATTTGGATCGCTTTAAGCTCATTAATGCGTCGTTTGGTCGGGATTTCGGTGATATTATTCTGATGCAAATTGCAGAGCGATTGACTCGTTGCTTGCCGAACCCCGGTGATCTAGCCCGGATGGAAGGTGATGAGTTCGTTGCCGTACTCGATCATATTAACGATGATGAAGATGTGAGGCGCAGGCTAGACGAGATTATGGCTATGTTAGAAGAACCATTTGATCTCAATGGAATACCGGTAGAGATTACGGTTAGCATCGGTGTCGCATTACATCAGGGCGAATCAGACGAAGCTTCAATGCTCATGAAGCGTGCAGACACCGCATTGCACCGAATGAAGGAGAACGGAAAGGGTGACTATCTCCTTCATACTTCAGAGATGGATCCGATTGCTTTACATAAGTTGACTTTACAGCATGAGATGCGCCAGGCTTTGCGAAATAACGAATTTATTTTGTATTACCAGCCGAAATATGATTTGGGAACAGGTAAAATTGTAGGTATGGAGGCGCTCGTCCGTTGGCAGCATCCAGAACGTGGGATTGTACCACCGAATGAGTTCATCTCAGCGTCAGAGGAAAGTGGAATGATTGTGGAGTTAGGCGATTGGGTCATTCAGGAAGCGTGTCGGCAAAACAAAGTATGGCAAACCGAAGGGTTACCTTGCATCCCTGTTTCCGTAAATTTATCCATCCGACAATTCTCGCATCGCAATATTACGAACAAGATTGCAAAGGTGCTCATGGAGACAGGGCTAGATCCACAGTACCTTGAGCTTGAAATTACTGAAAGCATGACCATTGACTTCGAGCGTACGATGCAATGCTTGAAGGAATTGACTGCTTTAGGAGTCAAATTTAGTATTGATGATTTCGGAACGGGGTATAGTTCCTTCCATTATCTGAAGAAGTTGCCGATATCGCGATTAAAGATAGATCGTTCTTTTGTTCGTGATATTCAACAGGATCCGAATGATGCTGCAATTGTAGCTGCTATAATCGCTATGGCACATAATTTACAGCTTCAAGTTATCGCTGAGGGCGTTGAATCCGAGAGTCAAGTCCAATTCCTTAGAAAACATCGTTGCGATGAGATGCAGGGATTTTTCGGAAGCCCTCCGGTTCCAAGTTCGGGTTTTCAAGCGTTATTGCAAAATCATCATGTGAATGCAGCACTTTCTGTGTAGAATTGGAAGTCCTATAAAAACAAACCGTCGCTAGCTCTATTGAGCTAGCGACGGCTTTTTATTCGACGAAGTCATCAATTTCATTCATTCGTACGGTGTATACTTGCTTCTCATCGACGTGATAGACAGTTAAAAGTGAATTCGCATGATCAAAGTTAACGATGCGACAGGGCATATTGATCTTAATGCCGCGACCTTTATTTATATTTAAGCGAATCAGTTGATTCGAAATAATAAACTTTTCAATGCGAGATTCAAGTGAATTTGAGTCATTCTTCTCCACGGGAATAGGGCTCCGTGTGGATTCCTTAACTGCTTTCTTAATCGTTGCTCCAAGTTCAATTCCAGAAAGAATACGATAATCTGTGAATTTCCCCTGATTCAGAGCGCGCAACAATTGTTCTAATGCAACGCCATTATTAGGAGCAGATAACATCACTTCAAGTTGGAATACAAAGGAGCCATCTTCAGATGAATTTGCTTTTGTCATGTTATGGCCTCCATACATTAACATTAACTCGTTAATTGCTAATAAATATATCACGATTATAGTGCTTTTGACAGGGGCGAAAGAAATAAAAAAAGACGATTTTCGACATTTTCTAAGAGTTTGATCCTTTATTGCTGAAGAGCTGTTTTAAGCTGTCCGAGTATGGAGCGCGAATAATTCCCTTCTCGGTAATTATAGCAGTTACAAGCTCATTTGGTGTAATATCAAAGGCCGGATTATAAATATTAACGCCTTTAGGGGCAGTTCGTTTTCCAAAGCCATGTGACACTTCATCTACATTCCGTTGCTCTATAGGTATATCGGCACCTGTTGGTGTAGAAAGATCTATCGTAGAAAGCGGGCAAGCGACATAGAACGGAATCTGGTGAGCTTTGGCCAGTACAGCCACACTGTATGTGCCGATTTTATTGGCAACATCTCCATTCGCAGCAACCCGATCTGTACCTACGATAACGGCTTGAATCCAGCCTTTAGACATTACATGTCCAGCCATATTGTCACAGATCAACGTTACGTCTACACCTGCTTGTTGCAGTTCAAACGCGGTTAAGCGGGCACCTTGCAGTACGGGGCGCGTTTCATCAGCGAAAACCTTTAAGTTAATTCCTTCTTCTAAAGCTAAATAGAAAGGCGCTAGTGCCGTTCCATATTTTGAAGTTGCTAAACCGCCTGCATTGCAGTGTGTTAATACACCCATTCCATCAGAGAATAAAGACAGTGCATGCTGTCCAATTAGACGATTCGTTTCCTCATCCTCTGCATGAATTTGCTGCGCCTCATTGATTAGTGCGTCAATAACCTCTTCTGTTGTGAGATTCATTTCGACTAAAGCACTGGTTCGTGCTTTCATCCGATCAAGTGCCCAAAATAAGTTTACGGCAGTCGGCCTTGAAGTTGCAAGATTGTCAGCATATTGCACAACGGATTGAAATAGCTCCTGCAAATTTCCCTTGAAATTCAAAACTCCAAGTACGACTCCATAAGCAGCTGCGATACCTATTGCGGGAGCACCACGAACCTTTAACTCCCGAATACCTTCCCAAACCTGTTCGGGTGTCGTAAGTCTTAAGTAAACAGTCTCTTCAGGGAGCAGTCGTTGATCTAGCATAAGCAAAGCATCATTATCCCACTTTAGTGGTAACAAAACTTCTGGTCGCTCGGTCATTTTCTGTTGCATCATCTAGTTGTCTCCTCAGCAATCGCAATCACTTGTTCTATGGAAGTTATTGTGCGATGTTGTTTAATTAAAGT is from Candidatus Cohnella colombiensis and encodes:
- a CDS encoding DUF423 domain-containing protein, which gives rise to MKKQVVIGAIVAMLAVALGAFGAHMLKERISEDMLSVYHTGVEYQMYHGLGILIIALLMERLPRQKLARWAARLLLIGTVLFSGSLYVLALSGIKVLGAITPFGGVAFIAGWICLVLATRPAK
- a CDS encoding EAL domain-containing protein codes for the protein MNDWFDVDKWLIWNVTALLLAASAALVTWWLRSRRIQLSFPHQPSYQQEIMDSLYHNSPLIFAIINRKGKFQDINRDPDELIGYSKAELAGKSFFQFLDEQSVEKTRQTFLSTLQGEKLSLEVRVQHKQGQGKDLNITTSPVVRRGKIIGILVFILDISERKRSSERIRHMAYYDDMTGLPNRRFFTKRLQEKLDASRTTKERIAVCYMDLDRFKLINASFGRDFGDIILMQIAERLTRCLPNPGDLARMEGDEFVAVLDHINDDEDVRRRLDEIMAMLEEPFDLNGIPVEITVSIGVALHQGESDEASMLMKRADTALHRMKENGKGDYLLHTSEMDPIALHKLTLQHEMRQALRNNEFILYYQPKYDLGTGKIVGMEALVRWQHPERGIVPPNEFISASEESGMIVELGDWVIQEACRQNKVWQTEGLPCIPVSVNLSIRQFSHRNITNKIAKVLMETGLDPQYLELEITESMTIDFERTMQCLKELTALGVKFSIDDFGTGYSSFHYLKKLPISRLKIDRSFVRDIQQDPNDAAIVAAIIAMAHNLQLQVIAEGVESESQVQFLRKHRCDEMQGFFGSPPVPSSGFQALLQNHHVNAALSV
- the mtnA gene encoding S-methyl-5-thioribose-1-phosphate isomerase — its product is MTERPEVLLPLKWDNDALLMLDQRLLPEETVYLRLTTPEQVWEGIRELKVRGAPAIGIAAAYGVVLGVLNFKGNLQELFQSVVQYADNLATSRPTAVNLFWALDRMKARTSALVEMNLTTEEVIDALINEAQQIHAEDEETNRLIGQHALSLFSDGMGVLTHCNAGGLATSKYGTALAPFYLALEEGINLKVFADETRPVLQGARLTAFELQQAGVDVTLICDNMAGHVMSKGWIQAVIVGTDRVAANGDVANKIGTYSVAVLAKAHQIPFYVACPLSTIDLSTPTGADIPIEQRNVDEVSHGFGKRTAPKGVNIYNPAFDITPNELVTAIITEKGIIRAPYSDSLKQLFSNKGSNS